A part of Nitrososphaerota archaeon genomic DNA contains:
- a CDS encoding signal peptidase I yields the protein MKKINKGTIIEIIIFFLIAISPLYAWEIAKIMLHNPYPIQVVEGNSMSPTLNVGDIILIENVNPKDITNGTIISFYSPIGGVYTHRVVGVEIMSDKYYFRTKGDALDSPDSWLIPENYVIGKVIARIPLIGYLILLPRIYLALFFMIIIAIDVIYVFYLKKILRKKKMM from the coding sequence ATGAAAAAAATAAATAAGGGAACGATAATAGAAATAATAATTTTTTTCTTAATTGCTATTTCTCCATTATATGCTTGGGAAATAGCTAAAATAATGCTTCATAATCCATATCCTATACAAGTAGTTGAAGGTAACAGCATGTCTCCTACATTAAACGTGGGAGATATAATTTTAATTGAAAACGTTAATCCAAAAGATATTACTAATGGCACCATAATTTCTTTCTATAGTCCTATAGGTGGAGTTTATACTCATAGAGTTGTAGGGGTAGAGATAATGAGTGATAAATACTATTTTAGAACTAAAGGAGATGCTCTTGATTCACCAGATTCTTGGCTCATTCCTGAAAATTATGTTATAGGAAAAGTAATAGCAAGAATACCTTTAATAGGATATTTAATTCTTCTACCTAGAATTTATTTAGCATTATTTTTTATGATTATAATTGCAATAGATGTCATTTATGTTTTTTATCTAAAGAAAATTTTAAGAAAGAAGAAAATGATGTAA
- a CDS encoding AbrB/MazE/SpoVT family DNA-binding domain-containing protein, translating into MVENMENILKIDKQGRIVLPANIRKAIGIKEGEELLVRLDGSRIILEPFSKDLKKSIEEWIKLVRNSKLEVFTESIEESWKWISYEYAKRKLGLS; encoded by the coding sequence ATGGTAGAAAATATGGAAAATATACTAAAGATTGATAAACAAGGCAGAATTGTTCTCCCTGCAAATATTCGAAAAGCTATAGGAATAAAGGAAGGAGAAGAATTATTGGTTAGACTTGATGGTTCAAGAATAATACTTGAGCCTTTTTCAAAGGATCTAAAAAAAAGTATTGAAGAATGGATTAAATTAGTACGAAACTCTAAGCTAGAAGTTTTTACAGAAAGCATTGAAGAAAGCTGGAAGTGGATAAGTTATGAATATGCTAAAAGAAAGCTTGGCTTATCCTGA
- a CDS encoding DUF86 domain-containing protein: MSKREWKLFIKDILESIELIEKYVENMKFDEFIKDRKTIDAVVRNFLIIGEASKNIPDNIKNNYPDVDWKGIAGFRNRVVHAYFEISTHIVWYIIKNELPLLKNQMKQILEKESKL, translated from the coding sequence ATGTCTAAGAGAGAATGGAAACTATTTATTAAGGATATTTTAGAATCAATTGAGCTAATTGAAAAATATGTAGAAAACATGAAATTCGATGAATTTATAAAAGATAGAAAAACAATAGATGCTGTAGTAAGAAATTTTTTAATAATTGGTGAAGCATCAAAAAATATTCCTGATAATATCAAAAATAACTATCCAGATGTAGATTGGAAAGGGATAGCTGGTTTTAGAAATAGGGTTGTTCATGCTTACTTTGAAATTAGCACTCACATAGTATGGTACATCATAAAGAATGAACTCCCATTGCTGAAAAATCAGATGAAACAAATTTTAGAAAAAGAAAGTAAACTATAA
- a CDS encoding nucleotidyltransferase domain-containing protein — translation MDKRFMGILEERRKIREEAINKAREFTEEARKKLGKITSILIGSYARGDFNEWSDIDIVLISPSFPDNILKRYDLLIDYGIMIPNIELILLKPEEALKLASKKGITIEDAINNGIVLIDDLEIIDELKKLLKS, via the coding sequence ATGGATAAAAGATTTATGGGAATTCTTGAAGAAAGAAGGAAAATAAGAGAAGAAGCTATAAATAAAGCTAGAGAATTTACAGAAGAAGCAAGAAAAAAATTAGGTAAAATAACATCAATTTTAATAGGTTCATATGCCAGAGGAGATTTTAATGAATGGAGTGATATCGATATAGTATTAATAAGTCCTTCTTTTCCTGATAACATATTAAAAAGATATGATTTATTAATTGATTATGGAATAATGATTCCAAATATTGAATTAATATTATTAAAACCTGAAGAAGCTTTAAAACTTGCAAGTAAAAAAGGAATTACTATAGAAGATGCTATAAATAATGGAATAGTATTAATTGATGATTTAGAAATAATAGACGAACTTAAGAAATTATTGAAAAGCTAA
- a CDS encoding nucleotidyltransferase domain-containing protein gives MQSQVYEEIQNITESIKNIDGVLAIVLFGSYSRGDFDEGSDIDLLVIFRSKEELKNGMKRIYSISARSDYFFQIICLTIDEIKYSPLLESILREGKIYYGENVLKALQNSFKPYALITYSTVNLSLKERALIAQKLEGRVYRKYKYDGLIQQLGGYKVGRGVAMIPLNNLRTLIEFLDKKNIQYTIRYVWI, from the coding sequence TTGCAATCTCAAGTTTATGAAGAGATACAAAATATTACTGAGAGTATAAAAAATATCGATGGAGTTCTTGCTATAGTGCTTTTTGGCAGTTACTCAAGAGGAGATTTTGATGAGGGAAGCGATATTGATCTTCTAGTAATATTTAGAAGTAAAGAAGAACTTAAGAATGGTATGAAAAGAATATATAGCATAAGTGCGAGAAGTGACTATTTCTTCCAAATTATATGTTTAACAATAGATGAAATTAAATATTCACCATTATTAGAATCTATACTTCGAGAAGGAAAAATATACTACGGGGAAAATGTATTAAAAGCATTACAAAATTCATTCAAACCCTATGCTCTCATAACTTATAGTACAGTAAATCTAAGTTTAAAGGAAAGAGCCCTTATAGCTCAGAAACTTGAGGGAAGAGTTTATCGTAAGTATAAGTATGATGGACTCATACAACAACTTGGTGGATATAAAGTTGGAAGAGGTGTAGCAATGATTCCATTAAACAATTTAAGAACTTTAATAGAATTTCTTGATAAGAAAAATATTCAGTATACAATAAGATATGTATGGATTTGA
- a CDS encoding glycosyltransferase, translated as MLLELFFDIFSFFQNFIINFIEWLKSISFINLLLLLWPYILIDFSRSIGKSIVLLFHSIISKREEEIPIEWPKISIIIPARNEEKFIRNSIQSVLEADYPNKEIIVIDDSSIDRTFEIASFYIPKGVKVLKRNVSSGSKASAINYGIAHSTGDIILSIDADTIIEYKSLKELIKKFNDSKVLAVSGNVRILTGESGKKNILTKFQAYEYLLSMETGRRYASLLNTLLIIPGAMGAFRRKECYEMGLFDRDTITEDFDITMKIRKIGKIVFAEKAISWTYCPDEWKKWIRQRIRWSYGQIETLWKHKDTLFKYHFSTPFVAAFYDMIFMDIILLFIRLLWTPYLLISHINIFPYLMILTFILYLFNEAIIAITAGLLSPRKEDLKYSYLIPFMIIFYRPFYGIIRFIAYIKWFLKRKAKW; from the coding sequence ATGTTATTAGAATTGTTTTTTGATATATTTTCATTCTTTCAAAATTTTATAATAAATTTTATTGAATGGCTTAAATCTATATCTTTTATAAATTTATTATTATTACTTTGGCCATATATTTTAATAGATTTTTCTCGCTCAATTGGAAAAAGCATTGTTTTATTATTTCATTCAATTATTTCTAAAAGAGAAGAAGAAATACCAATAGAATGGCCTAAAATATCAATTATAATTCCTGCAAGAAATGAAGAAAAATTTATTCGCAATTCTATTCAATCAGTTTTAGAAGCAGATTATCCGAATAAAGAAATTATAGTTATTGATGATAGTTCTATTGATAGAACTTTTGAAATAGCATCTTTTTATATTCCTAAAGGAGTTAAAGTTCTTAAACGCAATGTTTCAAGTGGATCAAAAGCTTCAGCTATTAATTATGGAATTGCACATTCTACGGGAGATATAATACTTTCTATAGATGCTGATACAATAATTGAATATAAATCTCTTAAAGAACTAATAAAAAAATTTAATGATTCTAAAGTATTGGCTGTTTCAGGAAATGTTAGAATTTTAACTGGTGAGAGCGGAAAGAAAAATATTTTAACAAAATTTCAAGCATATGAATATTTATTATCTATGGAAACAGGAAGAAGATATGCTTCACTACTTAATACTCTCCTTATTATACCTGGTGCAATGGGTGCTTTTAGACGTAAAGAATGCTATGAAATGGGATTATTTGATAGAGATACTATCACAGAAGATTTTGATATAACTATGAAAATAAGAAAAATTGGGAAAATTGTTTTTGCTGAAAAAGCAATTAGTTGGACTTATTGTCCTGATGAATGGAAAAAATGGATTCGTCAAAGGATTAGATGGTCTTATGGTCAAATAGAAACTTTATGGAAACATAAAGATACTCTTTTTAAATATCATTTTTCAACTCCATTTGTTGCAGCTTTTTATGATATGATTTTTATGGATATAATATTATTATTTATAAGACTTTTATGGACACCATATCTTTTAATATCACATATTAATATTTTTCCATATTTAATGATTTTAACATTTATTTTATATTTATTTAATGAAGCAATTATTGCAATTACAGCGGGATTATTATCTCCTCGAAAAGAAGATTTAAAATATTCATATCTTATTCCATTTATGATTATTTTCTATAGACCTTTTTATGGTATAATTCGTTTTATAGCTTATATTAAATGGTTTTTAAAAAGGAAAGCTAAATGGTAA
- a CDS encoding DUF4443 domain-containing protein: MRFNDISFDKRVFLAILLLKFFPTIGRYTLKDILNLSEGVIRSLLKDLSEKNFLEPSKAGSKLTIKGEKFFKKLIISSGIIDIKEFKELKLISNKYCFGIHVKPSKKIFSELELRDEAIKKGAKGAITMIFKNNKLEIPSLSKDFIKKYLEELKNIESSFSLNEGDVIILSFGDDKWRTLEGGISAAISLIT, encoded by the coding sequence ATGCGTTTTAATGATATTAGCTTTGATAAAAGAGTTTTTTTAGCAATATTATTATTAAAATTTTTTCCTACAATTGGTAGATATACTTTAAAAGATATTTTAAATTTGTCTGAAGGAGTTATACGCAGTTTATTAAAAGACCTTTCTGAGAAAAATTTTTTAGAACCTAGTAAAGCAGGAAGCAAATTAACTATTAAAGGAGAAAAATTTTTCAAAAAATTAATTATTTCTTCTGGAATAATCGATATAAAAGAATTTAAGGAATTAAAACTTATTTCTAATAAATATTGTTTTGGAATCCATGTAAAGCCATCTAAGAAAATTTTCTCTGAATTAGAATTAAGAGATGAAGCTATAAAAAAAGGAGCAAAAGGAGCTATAACAATGATTTTTAAAAATAATAAATTAGAAATTCCAAGTTTATCAAAAGATTTTATTAAAAAATATTTAGAAGAATTGAAAAATATCGAATCAAGTTTTTCTTTAAATGAAGGAGATGTGATTATTCTATCTTTTGGAGATGATAAATGGCGTACTTTAGAAGGTGGAATTTCAGCAGCAATTTCATTAATTACTTAA
- a CDS encoding V4R domain-containing protein: MANREKIYELYRIRKGEIEKIYELYKIKRIKNKAYIEQLGERIITIRAKTLVNLQKAMESTIGEEEAKALLYDAFINMGRSTAKVIYRKWKEKGKIFLKKLMEFYDSRGCGWFKLENLDIDYEKLEGNIRIRQSFIAEEYGKSEKPICDPLAGYFVGLFEEIFKKEFMCKEIKCIAKGDKYCEFKIKAI, encoded by the coding sequence ATGGCAAATAGGGAGAAAATATACGAATTATATAGAATAAGAAAGGGAGAAATAGAAAAAATATACGAATTATATAAAATAAAAAGAATAAAAAATAAAGCATACATAGAACAATTGGGAGAACGTATAATAACTATACGTGCTAAAACTCTTGTAAATTTACAAAAAGCTATGGAATCTACAATAGGTGAAGAAGAAGCTAAAGCTCTTCTATATGATGCATTCATAAATATGGGCAGAAGTACAGCTAAAGTAATTTATAGAAAATGGAAAGAAAAAGGGAAAATTTTTCTAAAAAAATTAATGGAATTTTATGATTCAAGAGGATGTGGATGGTTTAAATTAGAAAATTTGGATATAGATTATGAAAAATTAGAAGGAAATATTCGAATAAGGCAATCATTCATTGCAGAAGAATATGGAAAATCAGAAAAACCTATATGCGATCCTTTAGCAGGATATTTTGTAGGATTATTTGAAGAAATTTTTAAAAAAGAATTTATGTGTAAAGAAATAAAATGTATTGCAAAAGGAGATAAATATTGTGAATTTAAAATTAAAGCAATTTAA
- a CDS encoding nucleotidyltransferase family protein — MKNINELKEIIRKHRKELEEKFKVKSIAIFGSYARNEQKETSDVDILVEFSEPVGLLFFHLADYLEEILEVKVDLLTPDGIKPSRRKYIMENLVYV, encoded by the coding sequence ATGAAAAATATTAATGAATTAAAAGAGATAATTAGAAAACATAGAAAAGAATTAGAAGAAAAATTTAAAGTAAAGAGTATTGCCATATTTGGCTCTTATGCTAGAAATGAGCAAAAGGAAACAAGTGACGTTGATATTTTAGTGGAATTCAGTGAGCCAGTAGGTCTTCTTTTCTTTCATCTTGCAGATTATCTTGAAGAAATATTGGAAGTTAAGGTTGATTTATTAACACCAGATGGAATTAAACCAAGCAGAAGGAAATACATAATGGAGAATTTAGTTTATGTCTAA
- a CDS encoding sulfide/dihydroorotate dehydrogenase-like FAD/NAD-binding protein — protein MSKKYENNEIIDKKNLAPSIKLMRIYAPLISKKAKPGNFIILRIYENGERFPLTIVDNDKNNGIITIIFQEIGKSTKLLGNMEIGQKILDIIGPLGNPTNIEEYGNVCCIGGGVGVACIYPIAKALKEAGNKLITIIGARNSSLLILEEELKNISDEFYVCTDDGSKGFHGFVSDMLKKLLNENKKIDIVYAVGPAMMMKVISDITKQYKIKTIVSLNSIMVDGTGMCGACRVEINGETKFTCVHGPEFDGHKVNFDILLKRLKMYEKYELEALSSLSEK, from the coding sequence ATGTCTAAAAAATATGAAAATAATGAAATAATCGATAAGAAAAATCTTGCACCTTCTATAAAACTTATGAGAATATATGCTCCATTAATTTCAAAAAAAGCAAAACCAGGAAATTTTATAATACTTAGAATTTATGAAAATGGTGAGCGTTTTCCATTAACAATTGTTGATAATGATAAAAATAATGGAATAATTACAATTATTTTCCAAGAAATAGGCAAATCAACAAAACTTTTAGGAAATATGGAAATTGGTCAAAAAATTCTTGATATTATTGGTCCTCTTGGAAATCCTACAAATATAGAAGAATATGGTAATGTATGTTGCATAGGAGGAGGAGTTGGAGTAGCATGCATTTATCCAATTGCTAAAGCTTTAAAAGAAGCTGGAAATAAATTAATAACTATTATTGGTGCAAGAAATAGTAGTTTACTTATATTAGAAGAAGAATTGAAAAATATTTCTGATGAATTTTATGTTTGTACAGATGATGGTTCAAAAGGCTTTCATGGATTTGTATCAGATATGTTAAAAAAATTATTAAATGAAAATAAAAAAATAGATATTGTTTATGCAGTTGGTCCAGCAATGATGATGAAAGTAATTTCTGATATAACTAAACAATATAAGATAAAAACAATTGTTAGTTTAAATTCAATAATGGTTGATGGAACTGGAATGTGTGGAGCATGTAGAGTTGAAATAAATGGAGAAACAAAATTTACATGTGTTCATGGCCCAGAATTTGATGGACATAAAGTTAATTTTGATATACTTTTAAAAAGATTAAAAATGTATGAAAAATATGAATTAGAAGCTTTATCTTCTTTAAGTGAAAAATAA
- a CDS encoding signal peptidase I has translation MKFIKFRALFIISIILFITLLSSSILSFFQIYFFGSGLGNSMCPTLKQGDLVLMIPYQILKIFNIKPQVNDIIVYKSPMDGKLICHRIIEINNDRIITKGDFNHAIDPYTICEENIVAIVPQFFNIPLHIPFLGFVFYGLNSNLFFKTSSLFILITLEIFLTFLLIKEY, from the coding sequence ATGAAGTTTATAAAATTTCGAGCTCTCTTTATAATTTCAATTATATTATTTATAACATTATTATCTTCATCCATATTATCTTTTTTCCAAATATATTTCTTTGGTAGTGGTTTAGGAAATAGCATGTGTCCTACTTTAAAGCAAGGAGATTTAGTATTAATGATTCCATATCAAATTCTTAAAATATTCAATATTAAACCTCAAGTTAATGATATTATCGTTTATAAATCTCCCATGGATGGAAAATTAATTTGTCATAGAATTATTGAAATTAATAATGATAGAATAATTACTAAAGGAGATTTTAATCATGCTATTGATCCATATACTATTTGTGAAGAAAATATTGTAGCAATAGTGCCTCAATTTTTCAATATTCCTCTGCATATTCCATTTTTAGGATTTGTTTTTTATGGATTAAATTCAAATTTATTTTTTAAAACTTCTTCTCTTTTTATACTAATAACTTTAGAAATATTTTTAACATTCCTTTTAATTAAAGAATATTAA
- a CDS encoding HEPN domain-containing protein: MPINKKALDWISMAEEDLEDSESDYREKRYASSVFHAELCAQKLLKGIIVALGFEPGKTHRPSLVLRNLIISGLINLNEKIMKDLDRIISLSLALEDQGVTPRYGWETVNRIIKPSEIYDEEKNRLLIENAKEILKIVKKVISELDC, translated from the coding sequence TTGCCTATTAATAAGAAAGCATTAGATTGGATTTCAATGGCTGAAGAAGACCTTGAAGATTCTGAATCAGATTATAGAGAAAAACGTTATGCAAGTTCAGTTTTTCATGCAGAATTATGTGCGCAAAAATTATTAAAAGGTATTATAGTAGCTTTAGGTTTTGAACCTGGTAAAACTCATAGGCCTAGCTTAGTTTTAAGGAATCTTATAATTTCTGGTTTAATCAATTTAAATGAAAAAATTATGAAAGATTTGGATAGAATAATATCACTTTCATTAGCTCTTGAAGATCAAGGTGTAACGCCTAGATATGGATGGGAAACTGTTAATAGAATAATTAAACCATCAGAGATTTATGATGAAGAAAAAAATAGATTGCTTATAGAAAATGCGAAAGAAATTCTTAAAATAGTTAAAAAAGTAATTAGTGAATTAGATTGTTAA
- a CDS encoding PIN domain-containing protein, with translation MNMLKESLAYPEGVVDVSIVVVTCFDNPLKEYSITFLYDVLTQKRRAVLPISSIIGAYHIATRYLKVSRISVEKILESLLAIKSLAFYPQITTQLAIDALEYATYYNIESWDGYLISLAKSLGTSIIYSLDKELEKVKEITVVNPFPEEAVKQYHEFMKKIFESQ, from the coding sequence ATGAATATGCTAAAAGAAAGCTTGGCTTATCCTGAAGGAGTAGTAGATGTAAGTATAGTAGTTGTTACATGTTTTGATAATCCCCTTAAAGAATATAGTATAACTTTTCTTTATGATGTGCTTACTCAAAAAAGACGAGCTGTCCTTCCAATTTCATCTATAATTGGAGCTTACCATATAGCTACTAGGTACTTAAAAGTATCAAGAATTTCTGTAGAGAAAATTTTGGAAAGCTTATTAGCTATAAAATCCTTAGCATTTTATCCACAAATTACTACCCAATTGGCAATAGATGCTCTTGAATATGCAACGTATTATAATATTGAATCTTGGGATGGATACTTAATATCTTTAGCAAAAAGTTTAGGGACTTCAATAATATACTCACTTGATAAAGAACTTGAAAAGGTAAAGGAAATAACAGTAGTTAATCCATTTCCAGAAGAAGCTGTTAAACAATATCACGAATTTATGAAAAAAATTTTTGAATCTCAATAA
- a CDS encoding nucleotidyltransferase domain-containing protein, with the protein MLNSLTIKDKRYLNDLKEYLDIILNDKDKNVIAVLLFGSLSKNLAKPYPESDIDLLIIAKNLPRKLIERKFQIIKLKKYPMAIEDLWLTPEELMEGIEGGWGVILDALSDGIPIYDPENILKNAKEILNKKYKRIGKIWVLNDKLLKHY; encoded by the coding sequence TTGTTAAATTCATTAACAATTAAAGATAAAAGATATTTAAATGATTTAAAAGAATACTTAGATATAATACTAAATGATAAAGATAAGAATGTGATTGCAGTATTGCTTTTTGGTTCTCTCTCTAAAAATCTTGCTAAACCTTATCCAGAAAGCGATATTGATTTATTAATTATAGCTAAAAATTTACCTAGAAAATTAATAGAAAGAAAGTTTCAAATTATTAAATTAAAAAAGTATCCCATGGCTATAGAAGATCTATGGCTTACACCTGAAGAATTAATGGAAGGAATAGAAGGTGGATGGGGAGTAATACTTGATGCTTTAAGCGATGGTATACCAATTTATGATCCGGAGAATATTTTAAAAAATGCAAAAGAAATTCTAAATAAAAAATATAAAAGAATTGGAAAAATCTGGGTTTTAAATGATAAATTACTTAAACATTATTAA
- a CDS encoding V4R domain-containing protein — protein MKKKEEIYEIKRIKNEAYIKQLDRRVIILRAKTFVNLQKAIESISDEEAKALLYEASINVGKDSTKELLKEIKNKDFFKKLSKFYSSNGCGWFKIKKINIDPNKGGNIQIEQSFIAEEYGKSEKPVCDFLAGYFVGMLEEIYKKEYTCEETKCIAKGDKYCEFKIKVV, from the coding sequence TTGAAGAAAAAAGAAGAAATATATGAAATTAAAAGAATAAAAAATGAAGCATACATAAAACAATTGGATCGAAGAGTAATAATTCTACGTGCTAAAACTTTTGTAAATTTACAAAAAGCAATAGAATCAATATCAGATGAAGAAGCTAAAGCTTTATTATATGAAGCAAGTATAAATGTTGGAAAAGATTCAACTAAAGAACTTCTTAAAGAAATTAAAAATAAAGATTTTTTTAAAAAATTGAGTAAATTCTATAGTTCAAATGGATGTGGATGGTTTAAAATAAAGAAAATAAATATAGATCCTAATAAAGGAGGAAATATACAAATTGAACAATCTTTTATTGCAGAAGAATATGGAAAATCAGAAAAGCCAGTATGCGATTTTTTAGCAGGATATTTTGTAGGAATGCTTGAAGAAATTTATAAAAAGGAATATACATGTGAAGAAACTAAGTGCATTGCAAAAGGAGATAAATATTGTGAATTTAAAATTAAAGTAGTTTAA
- a CDS encoding helix-turn-helix domain-containing protein, with product MGLLNKLFGPSIYLLVLDMFIENPDKMINLREISRLVNKNPGSVTRVMAKLVKNGFLKQTKIGKVSYVYNLNIENEKVKLLIDFYKKLKEIEEKH from the coding sequence ATGGGATTATTAAATAAATTATTTGGTCCTTCAATATATTTATTAGTATTAGATATGTTTATTGAAAATCCAGATAAAATGATTAATTTAAGAGAAATTTCAAGATTAGTAAATAAAAATCCTGGAAGTGTTACAAGAGTAATGGCTAAGCTTGTAAAAAATGGATTTTTAAAACAAACAAAAATTGGAAAAGTTTCATATGTTTATAATCTTAATATAGAAAATGAGAAAGTAAAATTATTAATTGATTTTTATAAAAAATTAAAAGAAATAGAAGAAAAACATTAA
- a CDS encoding metal-dependent hydrolase: MEPLIHFIILFTALILANIKFKKALLISLLSLLPDLDALFLIHRSFSHSVIVLLIGTIVLLWIAHKKKKFQDYVLLGFIGILSHLILDLFSGYTPILWPLYNYSLWIKVDFIAHIDSSLSFTYDMKIVENPIDFYKISRLDAPLFTSEGLIIFIILFIAILIKIFRKY, encoded by the coding sequence ATGGAACCATTAATCCATTTTATTATTCTATTTACAGCATTAATTCTTGCTAATATTAAATTTAAAAAAGCTTTACTTATTTCATTATTATCTCTTTTACCAGATTTAGACGCTTTATTTCTTATACATAGATCATTTTCTCATTCCGTTATCGTATTATTAATTGGAACAATAGTTTTATTATGGATAGCTCATAAAAAGAAAAAATTTCAAGATTATGTCTTATTAGGATTTATAGGAATACTATCACATTTAATTTTAGATTTATTTTCTGGATATACTCCAATTCTATGGCCTTTGTATAATTATTCATTATGGATTAAAGTAGATTTTATAGCTCATATTGATAGTTCATTAAGTTTTACTTATGATATGAAAATAGTTGAAAACCCTATTGATTTTTATAAAATTTCAAGATTAGATGCTCCGTTATTTACAAGCGAAGGATTAATTATTTTTATAATACTATTCATAGCAATTTTGATTAAGATATTTAGAAAATATTAA
- a CDS encoding V4R domain-containing protein, translating to MSKRFIPKEIFSGAYSPNKKIVEFSFKLKNIPGVIEKISSEMAKHRINILSGFHVAYPDKEEAIWSFFADFTNADIETKDIIEKIRSMNTILDMNFNERRINGLLIDNFHFPLLVLNERSITLRVDSMASIIKRLYEVFGSGGATILYEMGMELGENAVKKTKEKYNIKGAEVLKAILIERITKGWGIPELEEFNEEKSISRIRVYELFECMPFKGMKKEASSYFFKGYLTGILKNLFNKEIEIIEEKCVAKGDAYCLFITK from the coding sequence ATGAGTAAAAGATTTATTCCAAAAGAAATTTTTTCTGGAGCCTATTCTCCTAATAAAAAAATTGTAGAATTTTCTTTCAAGCTTAAAAATATACCAGGAGTAATTGAAAAAATTTCAAGTGAAATGGCTAAACATAGAATAAATATATTATCTGGTTTTCATGTTGCATATCCAGATAAAGAAGAAGCAATATGGAGTTTTTTTGCTGATTTTACAAATGCTGATATTGAAACAAAAGACATTATTGAAAAAATTAGGAGTATGAATACCATATTAGATATGAATTTTAATGAAAGAAGAATTAATGGATTATTAATTGATAATTTTCATTTTCCTTTATTAGTTTTAAATGAAAGAAGTATTACTCTCCGAGTTGATAGTATGGCAAGTATAATAAAAAGGCTCTATGAAGTATTTGGTTCTGGAGGAGCTACAATATTGTATGAAATGGGTATGGAACTTGGTGAAAATGCTGTTAAAAAAACAAAAGAAAAATATAATATAAAAGGAGCTGAAGTATTAAAAGCAATTCTTATTGAAAGAATTACTAAAGGATGGGGAATTCCAGAATTAGAAGAATTTAATGAAGAAAAATCTATATCTAGAATTAGGGTTTACGAATTATTTGAATGTATGCCTTTTAAAGGAATGAAGAAAGAAGCAAGCAGCTATTTCTTTAAAGGATATTTAACAGGAATATTAAAAAATTTATTCAATAAAGAAATTGAAATTATTGAAGAAAAATGTGTAGCTAAAGGAGATGCGTATTGTTTATTCATAACAAAATAA